The Bos javanicus breed banteng chromosome 21, ARS-OSU_banteng_1.0, whole genome shotgun sequence genome includes a region encoding these proteins:
- the GPR33 gene encoding probable G-protein coupled receptor 33 codes for MPCRAVLSHILVFAVPWTVAHQDPLSLENARVSCHFFFHRIFLTQGSNLHLLHMLHSQFLIPVMDLTNSTDFLLNNSTLIRNRIHIPNSASKVIVVVLLFMSFLIGTITNGLYLWVLKFKMKKTVNTLLYFHLILSYFISILFLPFLAISHLQDNHWSFGRATCKIFNSILYAAMFASVFFLSAISVDRYLLTFHPVWSQLHRTPRWASSIILGVWIFAAALSTPYVVFRETHDDHKGTVTCQNNYGVSTDWESKKMQTLRKWIHVACFSSRFLLGFLLPFLIITFCYERVARKMKARGLLKSGKPFKVMMTAIVSFFVCWMPYHVYQGLLLTENRSLFFQLTVLLTVITTTFNTVFSPTLYLFIGENFRKVFKKSVLVLFESTFSEDSSAERTENLNSEADM; via the exons ATGCCATgccgtgctgtgctcagtcacatcctggtctttgcagtcccatggacggtagcccaccaggatcctctgtccttggaaaatgctagagtgagttgccatttcttcttccacaggattttcctgacccagggatcgaacctgcatcttttgcataTGCTGCATtcgcag TTTCTCATTCCAGTTATGGACCTGACCAACTCTACTGATTTCCTGCTCAATAACTCTACTTTAATAAGAAACAGAATTCACATTCCAAATTCTGCCTCAAAAGTGATTGTTGTAGTTCTTTTGTTTATGTCATTTTTAATTGGCACTATCACCAATGGTCTCTATCTATGGGTgctaaaattcaaaatgaaaaagactgtCAATACTCTCTTATATTTTCATCTCATTCTCTcctattttatttcaatattatttttgccatttttggCCATCTCCCACCTTCAAGACAATCACTGGAGCTTTGGAAGGGCCACGTGCAAGATCTTCAACAGCATTTTGTATGCAGCAATGTTTGCCTCTGTGTTCTTCCTCTCGGCCATCAGTGTTGATCGTTACCTTCTCACTTTTCACCCGGTGTGGTCACAACTGCATCGAACCCCACGCTGGGCTTCCAGCATCATCTTGGGAGTCTGGATCTTTGCTGCTGCCCTCAGCACGCCCTATGTGGTTTTCAGGGAGACACATGATGACCATAAAGGAACAGTGACCTGCCAAAACAACTATGGTGTGTCTACTGACTGGGAGAGCAAAAAGATGCAAACATTAAGGAAATGGATTCATGTAGCCTGTTTCAGCAGCCGCTTCTTGCTAGGCTTCCTTCTGCCTTTCCTCATCATCACCTTTTGTTATGAAAGAGTAGCCAGAAAGATGAAAGCAAGGGGACTGTTGAAATCCGGCAAGCCCTTCAAAGTCATGATGACAGCCATTGTCTCCTTCTTTGTGTGTTGGATGCCCTATCATGTATACCAAGGCTTACTTCTCACTGAAAATAGATCTCTGTTTTTCCAGCTGACTGTCTTACTCACAGTGATAACTACTACCTTCAATACTGTGTTTTCTCCCACACTCTACCTCTTTATTGGGGAAAACTTCAGAAAAGTTTTCAAGAAGTCTGTCCTTGTTCTTTTTGAGTCAACATTCAGTGAGGATTCCTCGGCAGAAAGGACAGAAAACCTAAATTCAGAAGCCGACATGTAA